From the genome of Nitrosomonas sp. Is79A3:
AAATCGTGGCATCGGACTTGAATTTGTCCGGCAATATGCCAAAGATGGCTGGCGTGTTTTTGCTTGCTGCCGCAATCCGGTAACAGCGGAGGCACTGAATCGTTTGGCCGCGCAATATCCGGATCAGATAACTGTCCATCCTCTGGATGTAACCAGCCATCATCAGATTGAACAGTTATCGCAAGCTTTATCCAATCAGACGATTGACTTATTGATCAATAATGCCGGTGTCTATCCGCCAGAACACGGCGATTCCTTTGGAACAACGGATTATGCCGCATGGTCTTATTCCTTTGCGGTCAATACAATGGCACCGCTAAAAATGGCCGAAGCATTCATTCAACAAATTTCCACAAGCCAGCTAAAAACCATCATCACCATCACCAGCAAAATGGGGAGCATCGCAGACAATCGTGGCGGCGGCAGCCACATTTACCGCTCCAGCAAAGCGGCGGTCAATATCGTAATGAAAAGCCTGTCGATTGACTTGGATTCAAGCCGGATTACCGCAGTATTACTCCATCCGGGATGGGTCAGAACCGACATGGGCGGCCCGAATGCATTGATTACTACCGAACAAAGCGTCACCGGCATGCGCGCTGTCATCAGCAACTTGAAATTTTCGGATTCCGGGAAGTTTTATGCATTTGATGGGCAGATTGTACCTTGGTAACCAAAGATATTCCGTCATCCTGGTAGGATGTCTCGTATCAAGCTATCATTCCAGTTCCTTAGCGATTTGGCATGTCAAATAAATACAATAAATTTTAAGGACAGAGTAGTGACCGAAGATTCGTTTTCTCAAGCTGATGCCGAAGCATTGCTTCGGATGGAAAAGATTTCCGCCAGTATCCAACCATTCTACTTTCCAGGCTTGGGAGGTCGATTGGAGATACCGTTATCTTCTCGCGATCAACGGGAGAGCTTTTCGCTTGATATTAATCAGAAGCGA
Proteins encoded in this window:
- a CDS encoding SDR family oxidoreductase, with the translated sequence MKTALITGTNRGIGLEFVRQYAKDGWRVFACCRNPVTAEALNRLAAQYPDQITVHPLDVTSHHQIEQLSQALSNQTIDLLINNAGVYPPEHGDSFGTTDYAAWSYSFAVNTMAPLKMAEAFIQQISTSQLKTIITITSKMGSIADNRGGGSHIYRSSKAAVNIVMKSLSIDLDSSRITAVLLHPGWVRTDMGGPNALITTEQSVTGMRAVISNLKFSDSGKFYAFDGQIVPW